One window of Mucilaginibacter inviolabilis genomic DNA carries:
- a CDS encoding SDR family oxidoreductase, protein MNKVILITGASSGIGKESAKYFAAKGWHVIATMRNPEKETELNTIDNILVTKLDVQDTSSIAHAIETGISHFGHIDALVNNAGYGQMGIFEAMSKEQVINQLEVNVFGVMDTVKAILPHFRERKQGTIVNVSSGAGKFTLPMLSMYSASKFALEGFSEALSFELSTLNIKVKIVEPGGTTTNFGKTSQDVFAAGIADYDPFLAAAGKMFDAMRNGLVTAEDVAALIYEAATDNTDTLRYVIGNDDFMLRMKAREEMADQDYMNLMRSSFEKHLS, encoded by the coding sequence ATGAACAAAGTAATTTTAATAACAGGCGCTTCATCAGGTATCGGAAAAGAAAGCGCCAAATATTTCGCCGCCAAAGGCTGGCATGTCATAGCCACCATGCGCAATCCCGAAAAAGAAACAGAATTAAATACTATCGATAACATCCTGGTAACCAAACTAGATGTGCAGGATACCAGCTCAATAGCCCATGCCATTGAAACCGGCATCAGCCATTTTGGTCACATAGATGCACTGGTAAACAATGCAGGTTACGGCCAGATGGGCATTTTTGAGGCCATGAGCAAAGAACAGGTGATCAATCAGCTTGAGGTAAATGTTTTTGGGGTGATGGACACTGTTAAAGCCATCTTACCTCATTTTCGCGAGCGTAAACAAGGCACCATAGTCAACGTAAGTTCCGGAGCAGGTAAATTTACCTTACCCATGTTATCTATGTACTCGGCATCCAAATTCGCGCTGGAGGGTTTTTCTGAGGCATTATCCTTTGAGCTGTCAACACTTAACATCAAGGTTAAAATAGTTGAACCAGGTGGTACTACTACCAATTTCGGCAAGACCAGCCAGGATGTTTTTGCCGCGGGCATTGCAGATTATGATCCGTTTTTGGCTGCCGCAGGTAAAATGTTTGATGCCATGCGCAACGGGTTGGTAACCGCCGAAGATGTGGCTGCGCTGATTTATGAAGCCGCAACCGATAATACCGACACGCTGCGTTACGTCATAGGCAATGATGATTTTATGTTACGCATGAAGGCCCGCGAAGAAATGGCAGACCAGGATTACATGAATTTAATGCGCAGTAGTTTTGAAAAACATTTAAGTTAA
- the lpdA gene encoding dihydrolipoyl dehydrogenase translates to MDYDLIVIGSGPGGYVAAIRASQLGLKTAVIEKESVGGICLNWGCIPTKALLKSAQVFEYINHASDYGINVNGTGEVNFESVIKRSRGVADGMSKGIQFLMKKNKIDVVAGFGKLKSKGVVEVKATDGSTKQITAKHIILATGGRSRELPNLKQDGKKVIGYREAMSLPKQPKSIVVVGSGAIGIEFAYFYNSIGTKVTVVEYLDNIVPLEDEEVSKGLNRILKKQGINIMTSANVESVDTSGELCKVNVKTASGVEVLEAEVVLSAVGISTNLEGIGLEENGVKTDKGKVLVDDFYRTNVEGVYAIGDIVKGQALAHVASAEGIICVEKIAGQNPEPLNYNNMPGCTYCSPEVASVGYTEKAAKEAGYEIKVGKFPFSASGKASAAGNKDGFVKLIFDAKYGEFLGAHMLGNNVTELIAEVVTARKLEATGHEIIKSVHPHPTMSEAVMEAAAEAYGECIHL, encoded by the coding sequence ATGGATTACGATTTAATTGTTATAGGATCAGGCCCGGGTGGTTACGTAGCAGCTATCCGCGCTTCCCAACTTGGTTTAAAAACTGCTGTTATTGAAAAAGAGTCAGTAGGCGGCATATGTCTTAACTGGGGTTGTATCCCTACTAAAGCCTTATTAAAAAGCGCCCAGGTATTTGAATACATCAACCACGCTTCTGACTATGGCATCAATGTAAACGGTACCGGTGAGGTTAATTTTGAATCGGTTATTAAACGCAGCCGTGGTGTTGCTGATGGCATGAGCAAAGGCATCCAGTTTTTGATGAAGAAAAACAAGATCGATGTAGTTGCCGGTTTTGGTAAATTAAAATCAAAAGGTGTTGTTGAAGTAAAGGCCACTGATGGCTCAACCAAACAGATCACCGCTAAACATATTATACTGGCCACTGGTGGCCGCTCACGCGAATTACCAAACCTGAAACAGGATGGTAAAAAAGTGATCGGTTACCGCGAAGCTATGTCGTTACCAAAACAACCAAAATCAATAGTGGTTGTAGGTTCTGGCGCTATCGGTATCGAATTTGCTTATTTCTACAACTCTATCGGCACTAAAGTTACCGTGGTAGAGTATTTAGATAACATCGTTCCACTGGAGGATGAAGAAGTTTCAAAAGGACTGAACCGTATTCTGAAAAAACAAGGCATCAACATCATGACCAGCGCTAATGTAGAGTCTGTTGATACCAGCGGCGAACTTTGCAAAGTGAACGTTAAAACCGCATCAGGTGTTGAGGTATTGGAAGCCGAAGTTGTATTATCAGCCGTAGGTATCTCTACCAATCTTGAAGGTATTGGTTTAGAAGAGAACGGCGTTAAAACCGATAAAGGCAAAGTACTGGTTGATGATTTTTACCGTACCAATGTAGAAGGCGTTTACGCTATTGGCGATATTGTAAAAGGTCAGGCCCTGGCGCACGTAGCCTCTGCCGAAGGCATCATTTGCGTAGAGAAAATTGCAGGTCAAAATCCTGAACCTTTGAACTACAATAATATGCCGGGTTGTACTTATTGCTCACCAGAAGTAGCATCTGTAGGATACACCGAAAAAGCAGCTAAAGAAGCCGGTTACGAAATCAAAGTGGGTAAATTTCCATTCTCGGCATCAGGCAAAGCCAGTGCTGCCGGTAATAAAGATGGCTTTGTAAAACTGATATTTGACGCCAAATACGGCGAATTCCTGGGCGCGCATATGCTGGGCAATAACGTTACCGAACTGATTGCCGAAGTTGTTACAGCCCGTAAGCTGGAAGCTACCGGTCATGAGATCATCAAATCGGTACACCCGCACCCAACCATGAGCGAAGCTGTAATGGAAGCCGCTGCTGAAGCATACGGTGAGTGTATACACTTGTAG
- a CDS encoding helix-turn-helix domain-containing protein, with translation MSQEKLPYIVYSCYFNASRGGEHFIADHIFSYQISGSIVTNDGQREYVFAEGDFRFSRRNQLTKYVKIPPPNGSFKTVAIFFDQQTLREFSDTFGYTASKKEPTPGLIKLPASKLYKNFIDSLLPYLESEQLHDQELFKLKVKEALHILLKVNPELKNILFDFTEPGKIDLEGFMQKNFHFKVGLNRFAYLTGRSLATFKRDFEKIFNTSPSRWLTRRRLQEAYYLIKEQGKRPSEVYFDLGFEDFSHFSYAFRQAYGAAPTKI, from the coding sequence ATGAGCCAGGAGAAATTACCGTATATAGTTTACTCGTGTTATTTTAATGCCAGTCGCGGTGGTGAGCACTTTATAGCCGATCATATTTTCAGTTACCAGATTTCGGGCTCCATTGTGACCAACGACGGGCAGCGGGAATATGTTTTTGCCGAAGGCGATTTCAGGTTCAGCAGACGTAATCAGCTTACCAAGTATGTAAAGATCCCGCCACCAAATGGTTCATTTAAAACCGTCGCTATATTTTTTGATCAGCAAACATTGCGCGAATTCAGCGATACCTTTGGTTACACTGCTTCAAAAAAAGAGCCGACACCCGGGCTTATTAAACTCCCCGCGAGCAAGCTCTATAAAAATTTTATCGACTCCCTGCTCCCCTACCTGGAATCAGAACAACTGCATGACCAGGAACTATTTAAACTCAAAGTAAAGGAAGCCCTACATATCCTGCTCAAAGTAAACCCTGAATTAAAAAATATCCTGTTTGATTTTACCGAACCCGGAAAAATTGACCTGGAAGGCTTTATGCAAAAGAACTTCCATTTTAAAGTAGGCCTAAACCGTTTTGCCTATCTTACCGGTCGCAGTTTGGCTACTTTTAAGCGCGATTTTGAAAAGATCTTCAATACCTCACCCAGTCGCTGGCTCACCAGGCGCCGCCTGCAGGAGGCCTATTACCTCATCAAAGAGCAAGGTAAGCGGCCATCAGAAGTATACTTCGATTTGGGCTTTGAAGATTTTTCCCATTTCTCTTATGCTTTCCGGCAGGCTTACGGGGCAGCCCCTACTAAGATCTAA
- a CDS encoding MBL fold metallo-hydrolase: MKLHTIDTGFFKLDGGAMFGVVPKTIWNKTNPADDNNLCTWAMRCLLVEDGKRLTLIDTGIGNKQDEKFFSHYYLHGTATMDSSLAALGFHRDDITDVFLTHLHFDHVGGAVLRDGDKLLPAFKNAVYWSNPQHWDWAVNPNEREKASFLKENIIPIQQSGQLQFVDSTDGIKFTENFHIRFVYGHTDAMMLPLINYKDKKILYMADLLPSVGHLPLPYVMAYDMFPLKTLGEKKLFLNEAVDQEYILYFEHDPVNECCILQQTERGPRLKEAFKLSDI, translated from the coding sequence ATGAAACTCCACACGATAGATACCGGTTTTTTTAAGTTGGATGGCGGCGCCATGTTTGGCGTAGTACCCAAAACTATCTGGAACAAAACCAATCCTGCCGACGATAATAACCTCTGCACCTGGGCTATGCGCTGCCTGCTGGTAGAGGATGGTAAGCGGCTAACCCTGATCGATACCGGCATCGGCAATAAACAGGACGAAAAATTCTTCAGTCATTATTACCTGCATGGCACTGCCACTATGGATAGTTCGCTGGCAGCCCTGGGCTTTCACCGCGATGATATTACTGATGTATTTTTAACGCATCTGCACTTTGATCATGTTGGTGGCGCCGTATTGCGTGATGGCGATAAATTGCTCCCCGCGTTTAAAAATGCGGTTTACTGGAGTAATCCGCAACACTGGGACTGGGCGGTAAATCCTAATGAGCGCGAAAAAGCATCGTTTTTGAAAGAGAATATCATCCCCATACAACAAAGCGGGCAATTACAGTTTGTGGATAGTACAGATGGCATAAAATTTACAGAAAATTTTCATATACGCTTTGTTTATGGCCATACCGACGCTATGATGCTGCCATTGATCAATTATAAAGACAAAAAGATATTGTATATGGCAGATCTGCTGCCATCTGTCGGGCATCTGCCACTCCCCTATGTAATGGCTTATGACATGTTTCCGCTTAAAACACTGGGCGAAAAGAAACTATTTTTAAATGAAGCCGTAGATCAGGAATATATTCTGTATTTTGAACACGATCCTGTTAATGAATGTTGTATATTACAACAAACAGAGCGTGGGCCAAGGCTAAAAGAGGCGTTTAAATTAAGCGATATTTAA
- a CDS encoding PhzF family phenazine biosynthesis protein encodes MTIPIYQADAFTDKLFGGNPAAVCPLAEWLPDAVMQKIAIENNLAETAFFVKTDTGYKLRWFTPEYEIDLCGHATLASAHILFTELGFEGDILHLETVKAGTLTVKKDGDKYTMDFPSRPPIPIEQPMGLAEALGDKQPVAFLRSRDYFLVYESEQDIKDITPDFFALSKMDTVGVIVTARGDNSDFVSRFFAPGAGIPEDPVTGSAHCNLIPYWAKVLGKNTLHAYQISARRGELWCELKGDRVQMSGKAVTYLRGEINVVH; translated from the coding sequence ATGACCATCCCTATATACCAGGCCGACGCATTTACCGATAAATTATTTGGCGGCAACCCTGCAGCTGTTTGTCCGCTCGCCGAGTGGCTGCCCGACGCTGTGATGCAAAAAATCGCCATCGAAAATAACCTGGCCGAAACCGCTTTTTTTGTAAAAACGGATACCGGTTACAAATTGCGCTGGTTTACACCTGAATATGAGATTGATCTTTGCGGCCATGCCACCCTGGCATCGGCACATATATTGTTTACCGAGCTCGGCTTTGAAGGCGATATACTGCACCTTGAAACCGTAAAAGCAGGCACATTAACCGTAAAAAAAGATGGCGATAAATACACTATGGATTTCCCGTCGAGGCCGCCTATCCCTATTGAACAACCGATGGGATTAGCAGAAGCCCTGGGCGACAAGCAACCTGTAGCCTTTTTACGATCAAGAGATTACTTCCTGGTTTATGAAAGTGAGCAGGACATTAAAGATATTACTCCAGATTTTTTCGCACTGTCAAAAATGGATACCGTGGGAGTTATTGTAACCGCACGCGGTGATAACTCCGATTTTGTATCCCGTTTTTTTGCCCCTGGCGCCGGGATCCCCGAGGATCCAGTTACCGGTTCGGCACATTGCAACCTGATACCCTATTGGGCAAAAGTGCTGGGCAAAAACACCCTGCACGCCTACCAGATCTCGGCCCGTCGCGGCGAACTCTGGTGTGAACTCAAAGGCGACCGCGTACAAATGAGTGGCAAAGCGGTGACTTATTTAAGGGGAGAAATCAACGTGGTTCATTAG
- the nfi gene encoding deoxyribonuclease V (cleaves DNA at apurinic or apyrimidinic sites): MQPSQYENLTAAQAIAYQHELRRQIDLTPLHKSIQTIGGADISFNKYSEVVYAGIVLFSYPELKVIGTATAISETKFPYISGLLAFREVPALLEAWNKLPTKPDVMVLDGQGIAHERRTGIATHFGLITNTPSIGSAKSRLTGRYDEPGNHPFDQSPMYDKGEVIGMALRSKANCNPIYISPGHRVSMEQSVSIIKNCIRGYRIPEPTRQAHFLVNKIRIEDGDNNNRQINLFD; encoded by the coding sequence ATGCAACCCTCCCAGTATGAAAACCTTACAGCGGCGCAGGCTATCGCCTATCAGCATGAACTGCGCAGGCAAATCGATCTTACTCCGCTGCATAAATCTATTCAAACCATAGGTGGAGCTGATATCTCGTTCAACAAATACTCGGAGGTGGTTTATGCCGGAATTGTATTGTTCAGCTACCCCGAATTAAAGGTAATTGGCACAGCAACTGCCATCAGCGAAACCAAATTTCCTTATATCTCGGGGCTGCTGGCTTTTCGCGAAGTACCTGCTTTGCTGGAAGCCTGGAACAAACTGCCAACAAAACCCGATGTAATGGTTTTAGATGGTCAGGGCATTGCTCATGAACGCCGAACGGGTATCGCCACACATTTTGGCTTGATTACCAACACACCATCCATCGGCAGCGCCAAAAGCCGGCTTACCGGGCGTTATGATGAGCCCGGTAATCATCCATTTGACCAAAGCCCGATGTATGATAAAGGCGAAGTAATCGGCATGGCACTGAGGAGCAAGGCCAATTGTAACCCCATTTATATTTCGCCAGGTCACCGGGTAAGCATGGAGCAGAGTGTGAGTATCATTAAAAATTGCATCCGCGGATATAGGATCCCCGAACCCACCCGTCAGGCACACTTCCTGGTAAATAAAATACGGATTGAAGATGGCGACAACAATAATAGGCAGATTAATCTGTTTGATTAG
- the smc gene encoding chromosome segregation protein SMC, giving the protein MQLTRLEIKGFKSFGDKITINFNEGVTAIVGPNGCGKSNVVDSIRWVLGEQSTRMLRSEKMDNVIFNGTKSRKSANLAEVSLTFDNTKNVLPTDYSQVTLTRKLYRTGESEYRLNDVQCRLKDITDLFLDTGIGSDSYSIIELRMIDEIITNKEGSRRNLFEEASGISKYKLRKKQTFSKLKDTEADLERVEDLLFEIEKNLKTLENQAKKTERYYRIKEQYKTLSIMLASFRIVSFSESLKKIEDQEQQQKAEKGGIVAQIDTLEAALQQQKLDSITKEKNLSVQQKTTNEFVSKIRAYESEKKIKNEQLKFQQDKESRLSEELERDKNQLNHVLYNIKRLSEEKAMEDENLQAIQSKVTDLKEAVDELRQQQTEARNELNELTNINTRLQNQAYKAEKDIDILQIQQQALEQESQRNMEDTTNKEVELSHFNQVVAELQTRKETLDDEYQASLEAENKLKEQIVTTETELTEIKDTIIKESRKLDAKQNEYNLTKSMVDNLEGFPESIRFLKKNTDWAKNAPLFSDVLFCREEFRVAIENYLEPLMNHYVVESYDEAIKAINLLSTASRGRAHFFILENYSETAPTEPAFENAGAVSALKVIEVDKRYTNLCNHLLKNVYLVDDDKDQQINNAQLPEGVVLIGKSGKFNKSKYTMAGGSVGLFEGKRIGRAKNLENLAKEIKGIENQVNGLKTRVDDLQSKLAALKASTKTAELNEQQMIINRLNTELITVKTRQEQYQTFIENSLNRKEDIARKIATITEEMQNLHPMLAELKTQKQIQNDLLVEKQAAFNELNEYVSVQSNAYNQENIRFHQQQNKVSGLVKDLDYRDTQQESLESRIKQNSAEFENVKIAIQDNLKQADNSDEGLLEMYEQKENLEKATQQAEQEYYQWRGVITENENEITALRRKKDNSEVIENELREERNNLKLELNALKERLSVEFNIDIEELPETETPADENEQDLRERAEKLKRQLDDFGAINPMAVEAYNEMNERYTFIQAQKKDLSEAKASLLATIQEIDDTAKEKFMTAFIMVRENFIKVFRSLFNEEDSCDLVLTDPNHPLESDIDIIAKPKGKRPLSINQLSGGEKTLTATAILFSLYLLKPAPFCIFDEVDAPLDDTNIDKFNNIIRTFSKDSQFIIVSHNKRTIASTDVIYGVTMVEQGISRVVPVDLRELAD; this is encoded by the coding sequence ATGCAGCTTACCCGCTTAGAAATCAAGGGCTTTAAAAGTTTTGGAGATAAGATCACCATTAATTTTAATGAGGGTGTAACTGCTATTGTGGGGCCAAATGGCTGTGGAAAATCAAATGTGGTCGATTCCATACGCTGGGTTTTGGGCGAACAAAGCACCCGGATGCTCCGCTCAGAGAAGATGGATAACGTTATTTTTAACGGAACCAAGAGCCGCAAATCGGCCAATCTGGCCGAGGTTTCCCTCACTTTTGATAACACCAAGAACGTACTGCCAACCGACTATTCGCAGGTTACCTTAACCCGTAAGCTTTACCGTACCGGCGAAAGTGAATACCGTTTGAATGATGTGCAGTGCCGGTTGAAAGATATTACCGACCTTTTCCTGGACACCGGTATCGGCTCCGACTCCTACTCCATCATCGAGCTGCGGATGATCGACGAGATCATTACCAACAAGGAGGGTTCGCGTCGTAATTTGTTCGAAGAAGCGTCGGGCATATCCAAATACAAGCTGCGTAAAAAGCAAACTTTTAGTAAGCTTAAAGACACTGAAGCAGATTTGGAACGCGTGGAAGATCTGCTTTTCGAGATCGAGAAGAACCTGAAAACACTGGAGAACCAGGCAAAAAAAACCGAGCGCTATTACCGCATTAAAGAGCAATATAAAACGCTCAGCATTATGCTGGCTTCGTTCCGCATTGTGTCGTTCAGCGAATCGTTAAAGAAAATTGAAGACCAGGAGCAACAGCAAAAAGCCGAAAAAGGTGGTATTGTTGCCCAGATAGATACCTTGGAGGCAGCCCTGCAGCAACAAAAGCTGGATAGTATCACCAAAGAAAAAAACCTGTCGGTTCAGCAAAAAACCACCAATGAGTTTGTGTCCAAGATCCGTGCTTATGAAAGTGAGAAAAAGATCAAGAACGAGCAGCTCAAGTTTCAGCAGGATAAAGAATCCCGATTAAGTGAAGAACTGGAACGCGATAAAAACCAGCTGAATCACGTACTGTACAACATCAAACGTCTGAGCGAAGAGAAGGCCATGGAGGACGAAAACCTGCAGGCCATCCAAAGCAAAGTAACCGACCTGAAAGAAGCAGTTGATGAGCTGCGGCAACAACAAACCGAAGCCCGTAATGAGCTCAATGAGCTTACCAATATCAATACCCGCTTACAAAACCAGGCTTACAAAGCCGAAAAGGATATTGATATTTTACAGATCCAGCAGCAGGCCCTGGAACAGGAAAGCCAGCGCAACATGGAAGATACCACCAACAAGGAGGTGGAGCTTTCGCACTTTAACCAGGTGGTTGCCGAGCTGCAAACCCGCAAGGAAACATTGGATGATGAATACCAGGCATCTTTAGAGGCAGAAAATAAGCTTAAAGAGCAGATTGTTACAACAGAAACCGAGCTTACCGAGATAAAGGATACCATTATTAAGGAAAGCCGCAAGCTGGACGCCAAGCAAAACGAATATAACCTTACCAAAAGTATGGTCGACAACCTGGAAGGTTTCCCGGAGTCGATCCGCTTTTTGAAAAAAAATACCGACTGGGCCAAAAACGCGCCGCTGTTTAGTGATGTGCTTTTTTGCCGCGAGGAGTTCCGTGTAGCCATCGAAAACTATTTGGAGCCCCTGATGAACCATTACGTGGTAGAGAGCTATGACGAAGCTATAAAGGCCATCAATTTGCTCAGCACTGCTTCAAGGGGAAGGGCACACTTCTTCATCCTCGAAAATTACAGCGAAACAGCGCCAACCGAGCCTGCGTTTGAAAACGCCGGCGCAGTATCAGCACTTAAAGTAATTGAGGTAGACAAACGCTACACCAACCTGTGTAATCACCTGTTAAAAAATGTGTACCTCGTTGATGACGATAAAGATCAGCAGATCAACAACGCGCAATTGCCCGAGGGCGTGGTATTGATTGGTAAAAGCGGCAAGTTCAACAAATCAAAATATACCATGGCCGGCGGTTCGGTAGGTTTGTTTGAGGGTAAAAGGATAGGTCGTGCCAAAAACCTCGAAAACCTGGCCAAAGAGATCAAAGGAATCGAGAACCAGGTGAATGGCTTAAAAACCCGTGTCGATGATCTGCAAAGTAAACTGGCCGCACTTAAAGCATCTACCAAAACTGCGGAGCTGAATGAACAGCAAATGATCATCAACCGTTTAAATACGGAACTTATTACGGTTAAAACCCGGCAGGAACAGTACCAGACTTTTATTGAAAACAGTCTGAACCGCAAGGAGGATATTGCCCGTAAAATAGCCACCATTACCGAGGAGATGCAAAACCTGCACCCTATGTTGGCCGAACTCAAAACGCAAAAGCAGATCCAGAACGACCTGCTGGTTGAAAAACAAGCCGCGTTTAACGAACTGAACGAATATGTATCGGTACAATCAAATGCCTATAACCAAGAGAATATCCGTTTCCATCAGCAGCAAAATAAGGTATCTGGCCTTGTAAAAGATCTGGATTATCGCGATACCCAACAGGAAAGCCTGGAAAGCCGCATCAAGCAAAACAGTGCCGAATTTGAAAATGTAAAAATAGCCATACAAGACAACCTGAAACAAGCCGACAACTCTGACGAAGGTTTGCTGGAAATGTATGAGCAAAAAGAAAACCTGGAGAAAGCCACCCAACAGGCCGAACAGGAATACTACCAGTGGCGCGGTGTGATCACCGAAAACGAGAACGAAATAACCGCCCTGCGCCGTAAAAAAGATAACAGCGAGGTTATAGAGAACGAGCTGCGCGAAGAACGCAACAATCTGAAGCTGGAGCTAAATGCCCTGAAAGAGCGCCTATCGGTAGAGTTCAACATCGATATTGAAGAACTGCCCGAAACCGAGACCCCGGCCGACGAAAACGAGCAGGATCTGCGTGAAAGGGCCGAAAAGCTCAAACGCCAGTTGGATGACTTTGGAGCTATTAACCCCATGGCGGTAGAGGCTTATAACGAAATGAATGAGCGTTACACTTTCATTCAAGCGCAAAAGAAAGATCTGAGCGAGGCTAAGGCATCTTTACTGGCCACTATACAAGAGATTGACGATACCGCTAAGGAAAAATTCATGACGGCCTTTATCATGGTGCGCGAAAACTTTATTAAGGTATTCCGCTCGTTATTTAACGAGGAGGACTCCTGTGATCTGGTACTGACTGATCCTAACCATCCGCTGGAGTCGGATATTGATATTATTGCTAAGCCAAAAGGTAAACGCCCCCTGTCAATCAATCAGTTATCGGGTGGTGAAAAAACCTTGACCGCCACGGCTATACTGTTCTCGCTTTACCTGTTGAAGCCCGCCCCTTTCTGTATTTTTGATGAGGTTGACGCCCCGCTGGATGATACTAACATTGATAAATTCAATAACATTATCCGCACTTTCTCTAAAGATTCGCAGTTCATCATTGTATCCCATAACAAAAGAACCATAGCCAGCACCGATGTAATTTACGGGGTGACTATGGTTGAACAAGGTATCTCGCGCGTGGTTCCCGTTGATCTCCGGGAACTGGCCGACTAA
- a CDS encoding sigma-70 family RNA polymerase sigma factor, which produces MRQLKITQSITNRESQSLDKYLHEIGKVDLITAEEEVILAQKIREGDQAALERLTKTNLRFVVSVAKQYQNQGLTLGDLINEGNLGLIKAAKRFDETKGFKFISYAVWWIRQSILQAIAEQSRIVRLPLNQVGSLSKISKAFSKLEQEYEREPSPEELADILETTVDKISDTLSNSGRHVSMDAPFVQGEENTLLDVLENQEPNTDSILINESLSEEIKRSLSTLTEREREIIVLFFGLGTNHPLSLEEIGEKFNLTRERVRQIKDKALQRLRHTSRSKILKSYLG; this is translated from the coding sequence ATGAGACAACTCAAAATAACGCAATCCATTACCAATCGCGAGTCACAATCGCTGGACAAATATCTTCACGAGATTGGTAAAGTTGATCTGATAACTGCCGAAGAAGAAGTAATATTAGCTCAAAAAATACGCGAGGGCGACCAGGCGGCTTTGGAACGTTTAACCAAAACCAACTTACGCTTTGTGGTGTCTGTTGCTAAACAATATCAAAACCAGGGTTTAACCCTGGGCGATTTGATTAATGAGGGTAACCTCGGTTTGATCAAAGCGGCTAAACGTTTCGATGAAACCAAGGGTTTTAAATTCATCTCCTACGCGGTATGGTGGATCCGCCAGTCGATCCTGCAGGCTATTGCCGAGCAATCACGTATTGTGCGTTTACCGCTAAACCAGGTAGGCTCATTAAGTAAGATCAGCAAAGCGTTCTCCAAACTGGAGCAGGAATATGAGCGTGAACCTTCACCGGAAGAACTTGCTGATATCCTGGAAACAACTGTCGACAAGATCTCTGATACGCTGAGCAATTCAGGTCGTCATGTATCTATGGATGCGCCGTTTGTACAGGGCGAGGAAAACACCCTGCTCGACGTACTCGAAAATCAGGAACCTAACACCGACTCCATACTGATCAACGAGTCATTATCGGAAGAGATCAAACGCTCACTTTCAACCTTAACAGAGCGCGAACGTGAAATCATCGTACTGTTCTTTGGTTTAGGAACCAACCATCCGCTTTCATTAGAAGAGATTGGCGAGAAGTTTAACCTTACCCGTGAACGTGTACGCCAGATCAAGGATAAAGCGTTACAACGCTTACGTCACACCTCCAGAAGCAAAATCTTAAAATCATACCTGGGTTAA